TGACTATGGCTCAACATGTTGTTAACtttttaaataattttgcatttttaaaaaaatacattgaagaCACAACAATTGTTCGTGCTTGTCCACCTAATTTAAGATACAAAAATAAACACAAACTTGGACGAAACAAAAACGGTTGTTGGGCAAATAATAGGGCAAAAGATAACCATTTTCTAAAATCATGCTGAACATTATTCAAAATACATGTTTATTTTTCAAATAATTATGTAATTTAAAATACAGTGAGGATACATAACACTTGTGCACGCTTGTGGTCCTGAAAAGATAAatatattttctttctttttcttttttatattcatacaaattttagaaaaagttcatgaaaCACAATATTTAAGATATAATAAAGATTTAAATATACAGCTTATTGTATATTACTCTTTATTATATCTTAAACCAAGGAGTATATTGTATAAAGATTTAAATAGGAGTAATAATTGTTTTATTTTGTATATGGGAAAATGGACACAAACCAAGGAGTATATAAAAAAGAAATCGTAAGAAAATGCATCAGCACAATAGTAGTGTTCTAGCTATTCCTATGCTTGTCTAAaaaaaagagctactccctccgtcccaaattactcgtcactgaaatggatgtatctagaactaaaatacatctagatacatccatacgtgcgataagtaattcggaatggagggagtatttttgtTACGCGGGTAGCTCTGCGTGGCATTTGGCTAGCTTGTGTTGTCAATTTGGCAGGAGGTGTCGGGTTCTAATCCCAGCGTGCAATTTATTTTTCCATTTTATTCCTCTTTCGCATGCTGACATGTGGGTTCGTATCTGTACTGTACACTCATGTGGTACTGTGCATATCAGGAGACGTAGGCAGGACCACACGTGTGACGTATTTCCATCTTCAAGGACCGTATTGGAGCATTTCACGAGTTGCACGACCGTCGTGTTACATGCCAACTAGTACAAGGACCATAGTTGCAATTTACTCCTTTTTTTGCGGGTACTTTTTCTTTTTAGTTCTTTTTTTTGCATCGAACTCAGGAACTTTATTAATTTAGAAAAAAGATCATcgattttgaagaaaagttcacaaaAATGAAATAGTTCATCAACTTGgaagaaaagttcacaaaattgaaatagttcatcgattttgaaaaaaagttcatcacttTTGAAGAGAAGTTCAAAATTTTGCAATAGTAATGAACAATAGTAATGAAGCGAGCGGACAAAAAAATGAGCTGAACAAAAAGTGctactgggctggcccattacAATGTCTCTTCAGGCGAGAGGATGGAATCGTGCGTCTGGGCGCTGGGCTGGCCGGGCCGCATCGGGCGCTTACCTGGCCGGCGTGGCACGAGAAGCCCAGCTGGAGCCCAAGAGCGAGCCGACACCGACTAGGCTGGCCTCCGCCGCTCCCTATAAGATGGAAGAAGACGCGGCGTCGTCTCCTCCCCAATCTGAATCGCCTCGAGTCGGAAGCTAGGGTTCCAAAGGGACCTTCTTTCTCGGCCGGTTCGTCGGAGGAGGTGGCGGCGACCATGCCGACGCGTCGTGGTGGAGAGAAGGGGTTTTCCAAGGCTGCGGAGCGCAAGCCGTCGCGTCGTGGTGGACAGAAGGCCGGTTCGCAGGAGGCAGCGATCATGCCAGGGCGCCATGGTCGACAGAAGGGGCTTCCCAAGGCTGGTTCGCAGGGGGGCCATGGCAAGTGCAAGGGAGGTCCTCTTCCTCCGGCGAAGAACATGATGAGTGAAGAGGAGGTGAGGTCCATCCTGTCCTGGGAAAAGCCTGCCCGCTTCGACCGAAAGAAGAACAAGGACGCCGGTTTCTTCAACAAGTTGATTGATGAAAACTTCAAGTACCAGCGGGAGATCAAAGATGAGTTTGAGGAGAAGGGCTACGTCGAGATCCCCGACAACTTCCGAGAAGACACCAACAGAATGATGCGTGAAGCTCACAGGAAGGCGTACCTGGAGGTTTTTGGCACCGAACCGCCAGCTAAGTTCTACTAGATCGGAGGAGCTGTTATTTCACCGTGTATCTATCCCTAGTAGCATTGACTGGAGCACTGTAGTTTGCAGTATTTGTATTTATATCTACCCTAAAATTTCCGTCTATCTTATCTGCCTCTCATGCACTCATATGTTGGAGCAATCTCTCTATGCTAGtaatccctccgttcctaaatataagttttttttagagattttaatatgaactacatacggatgtatatggatATATTGTAGAGTGTAAATTCATTCATTTGGTTCTGTATGTTgtctatattgaaatctctaaaaaacttatatttagaaattgAGGGAATAATATTTAATATGTATTCCCCTGTGCCAAGACATGTTGCTTGCTTGATGTGTAATATAATACTTCCTCTGTCTGATAAtgtaacgtcttacattatgagacgtagGGAGTATGTTTGATTTCGGTATGACATAGATCTCGGTACGACATAGTTCAGCATTGGTTCGTGTAGTGGGGCAATATATATTATGTAAGTCATGAAAGTTCAGTTTTTGCTCACATAATTTTTCGTGCAAATTTCACCAAGAAAATTGGCTATTTGCCACTTTCAATACGGGGCTTCGCACAAATGCCACTCTCAAAATTAACTTCGTAAAAATGCCACCCAGCTCATGTGTTTTAATTAACATGCCATTTTTTCTTTTCCcgttgctttttttttcttttccattttctGGCACGTGAAAGGACCAAAGTGCCCTTGGACCTTTCAACCTTATCCGATGCGTCAGTGGACTGGTTGGATGGGGACTGGTTGGATGGGGGATTGTTCGAGGCTGGCTAGCTCGTCATGTCGCTGATGCTTGCCCGAGCAACCACAGGTCACCGCCGTTGCTCGCCCACACCTGCGTGCGCCATCGCAGCTCGCGTTGACCACGCCCGTGTGAGCATCCGCAGGTCGCCGTAGGTACTTGCCCACGCCTACTCGCGCCGGCGCAGCTCACCCTCGCCTTGCCGATGCCTTCACGAGATACTGCAGCTCGCCGTCGGTGCTCGTGCACGTCTGCACATGCCGGCGCAGCTTCACGGGTGCCTGCGCGAGCCACCACAGCTTGCCGCCGGTGCTGGCCGACGCCAGCGCAGCTCGCCCTCCCCTTCACGCGTTGGCGTAGCTTGTCCCGAGAGCCAAGACATACGAACGGAAataatttttgtttcaactttttttTGTCCAAAATCTAGGAAAAATCAGGGTAAAGCCGAAAAACCCAAATTTTATGGTCTAAAAACTGAAAATGCGTACTGAAAAAACTTGGAGGGAGCGCCTATGCCACGTGGCGGCGAGTGAGAGCATGCCAAGTGTCGCCTCCCAGCCCGCCCACCAAAAGTGACCCTTACTGATACTTCAAAAGGAGCACCCTTTGATTAGTTGCTCTCTACAGCTATATATCCCTTACTGCGATTCGTATTATGGCGTCGGCAGGTATGGGCTGGCCCATTAGAGTGAATGCTTGCTCGGCCACTTGCTAGGTTGCTCGGTTCGTTCGCTCGCTCGGACGTTGTTCTCTATTAGTTTTTTCTTATTATTTACTGTACATTGCCTGGGCtcgttcattttttgtttttttctttatcttgTCTATTCCTTTTACGGTTTTCATTGTTTTCTCTTTCTATTCTTTTTCTACATGTTATCCTTATGTTTCTCATAAGCTTGCTTTTTTCTTTGGATTTTTTGCTTTTTTCCTTCAGTTCTCTTTGGGTTTTTAAAATATAGTTTGTGTTTCCTTCTTTTTTCATACAAATTATACATTTTCTATACACAAGAAACATTTTTTATGCATGTTTAAcatattttaaatacatgattaacattattTTTGAAGATATGTTTTGATTTCTACATTTTTAtacatattttctgtttttctgtacACATGAAAAAATATATATGGTAAGCATGTTTTAAGATATATGTTTTCATGTCTACTTTTTTCAAAGACCATgacttttttcaaatacatgttttgatgtctacttttttcatacacattgtactttTTGCATACATTGAAACATTTATTTATATAAGGTTATAATTTTCCAAATATATGGTTAAGTACTTCTTTAGGAGTATGTGTATTTAGATATattttttgatgtctacttttttaaCATTGCATAAATATCattttttatacttaagtacttcttTAGGAATATGTGTATTCTAGATATATTTTTTAGAAtataagcaaaagtaaataaatgaaaataaaaaacGAAAGTGAGTGAacttatctatatctatacctactattaaagggaataggtattcttggtttggtttcgtCCCGCTTAGATTAATTTTAGATTTTTTTTCGTTTCgcctaggtattcttggtttggtttcgtcccgcttagattaattttagatttttttttcgTTTCGCCTAGGTGATTAGTACTAGGGATCGAACTCCCAACCTCACCACCAAACACAAAGGCACTACCACCTGAACAAGCTCATGTTAGTCTGCACAAATATGAATTCGTCTATTGATTAATAGGACCACCTCGCCTCATCACACTCTATTGCATCAACTTATATACCTCCGTGACGCAAATTCAGTAAGTCGTGCGAAGAAGTGGGTTGAACGGGAAGGAATTAAGCAAAGAAAGAGAACCGATACTAAATAAAGAAAGGAAAGAACCTAAAAAGGTTGGCGCCTATTCGAGAGAACTGAAAAGATGCGGCTTTGCATGAAAGGTTGAGGGTGAGGTGTCCATTAATAAAGGAAGGACAAATGTGCATATGGAAATGAAGGAATTTAATTCCGTGAATTTGTGCATAAGAAAGATTGTGTCCCCCAATAAAGGAAGAACGTGCATGCGTATAGAAACAAAGGAATTTAAACTCATAAATTCCAATCTCCTGAACCCGCACGACCCTGATGCTCTGGCGATTTTGTGCGCCCCCACATCTTGGGTCCTGGGCGATGGCTCGAGATGTCGTTTCTGGTCGGCTCACTGGCTGGAGCCCGAGAGTATGCACCACCTCCTTGTCGGCTCCTCTTTCTCGATGCAGCTCTCGCATGAGCTCCTCGCTTGGTGTCGTTGCACATCTGGGCCTCCGCAGCTCAACAGCTGTTCCCAGGATTGTTGCATGACCTCCTGTGTTGCAGCGCCATCTCCGCCCCGCAAAGGCCTCTCCTCGTTGCTATTTATTGGTGTCCGACTTCTTTGGAAGCACCGGAACAACATCATGTTCAAAGACGAGGCACCCTCTCTTGAGTGCCTCCTCAACCTCATTATCGGCGAGGCTCGCCTATACCGTATTAGTTGACCATCATTGTTGTAAAGTCGGATGCCACTATTGCAACAAACTTCTTCTTCAGAGTCGACTACAGCTTATGCCTAGCGACAACCGTATCGGAGGAACAATTGCATATAATTTAGTTGTAACAACAAATGTTCTGATGATATGTCAATTttctctcccattgcaacgcacgggcatatgtgctagtacagTAGTAACGAAGCGAACGAACTTAAAACAAGATGAACAAACAATGctactgggctggcccattacAATGTCTCTTCAGGCGAGAGGATGGATGGTCTGTCGGAATTTCCTAACGGACGCTCGCTGCGTCAAGTTGTGAGGCTTCACACAGAGAGGCGAGCGACTAGCGATCAAGATGGGCCGGCCTAGTTAGGAGATAGCGCTGGCATTACAccgtccggttttgggaaccttctggagGGTTCCTgaacggttttgggaaccttctagaaggttcttgaaccgggttttcactggttttttctgtttgctttttctttgttgtttttcctgtttttctctttttctttctttgtttttctgtttcATTATTTCATCTTTCAATTcccttttcttctctttttcttttctttttgttcacGTTTCAAATTATGTTGGGGAGTTTCAAAAAATCTTCCcatttcaaaattgttctccatttcaaattcgcgcttccaaatttgttctcaacatttaaaaattgttcatgatttaaaaaaattgttcgcgcttccaaatttgttctccatttcaaaattttgttctcaacattcaaaaattgttcgtgctttcaaaaattgtttgagcttccaaatttgttctccatttcaaaatttgttctcaacattcaaaagttgttcgtgctttaaaaaattgttcggatCGTTTCAGAAACTATTCACCTTTTAATGTTTTATTCACAAAACAAAAAATATTTTGTTTCAAAAAAGTTCCCATTtaaaaaatttgttcacaaatacaAAAACAGTTCACATGTTTAAATTTTCTTTGCAAATGCAAAAATGTATgtgaattttaaaaaaattgttccaaacgttgttcacaaattcaaagctATTCAAGAATTTCGAAAATTCTTCATGTTattcaaatttgttcacaaattgaaaaaaaaactttggtttcaaaatttgttcacatatgAAAAAAAATCTTCTCATGTTTATTTTTTGTTCAAAATTCAATAGTGTTTGCGAATTTTTAAAAATAttcctttttccaaattttcttcacATGTTGAAggttcatgtttttcaaaattagttcacaaaataaaataatgctAGAATTTTGTAAaagtagttttaaattttgaaatgtATTTAATTTTCGAATTTCTTATTGTTTTTCTTTAACTGTTTTGTGTTTACAAtaactagttcattatttcgaaaaaAATCTTGTATTTAAATTTTTTGTTCCATTTTTTAACCTTTTTGAGTTTCCCAAATAATGTTTTCATTTCAAAAAGTAATTCCTTTTAAAAACCATCTTGTTTGGCATTTTTGTAAAAAGTTTTAATCTGACACGTATTATTGTTCATATATACCCGGCTGCCATTTTACACACTAAATCTCAGTTATACAGTGCCTATGGACGCGTTTTCATGGCGGGAGGACTTGTGTTcgatccctcgcccacaagtttttaTGGAGTTTTgtgaatttgttttattttttgctgcTTCTGTTTGGTTTTTTTACGTTGGCGCTGCCACTCTTTCAGAAATAGCTTGCCTGGCGGAGTGGCTAGCGATAGCGTGCGCATGTAGATATCACGGGTTTGATTTTAGAACTGGCCCCTGGCATATAGGAGGTCCCTGGTCTGTCTCGTATGAGAATCGTTCGTTTGGGAGCTGGGCTGGCCGGGCCGCATCGGGCGCTCATCTTACCTGGCGTGGCACGAGAAGCCCAGCTGGAGCCCAAGAGCGAGCCGACACCGACTAGGCTGGCCTCCGCCGCTCC
Above is a window of Triticum dicoccoides isolate Atlit2015 ecotype Zavitan chromosome 5B, WEW_v2.0, whole genome shotgun sequence DNA encoding:
- the LOC119305057 gene encoding uncharacterized protein LOC119305057, producing MPTRRGGEKGFSKAAERKPSRRGGQKAGSQEAAIMPGRHGRQKGLPKAGSQGGHGKCKGGPLPPAKNMMSEEEVRSILSWEKPARFDRKKNKDAGFFNKLIDENFKYQREIKDEFEEKGYVEIPDNFREDTNRMMREAHRKAYLEVFGTEPPAKFY